Genomic segment of Cytobacillus suaedae:
GCTTCATCTGGTGGTACACATATCGTAGCAAGTAAAGAAAGTGGAATTGAGTCATTAGAGGATTTTGATGGGCATACCTTCATTACTCCTGGTGTGGGTTGTACACACGGTGTTCAAATGGAAACTTTCTTAAAAGATTATGGTATTACTTCGGCTCGTATCGGTGGAACACTTAAGCACGTAACAGGTAACCCGGCACAATATAAGGGAATGTTTGAGTCAGGTAAAGTACAAATTGCTGCAGTTCCAGAACCATGGGCTTCTCAGTTAGTTAAAGAGGCTGGAGCTAAAATTATCGTAGATAGCTCAGAGATTTCTTTTGGTGAAACTTTACCAAATACAATTCTAGTTACAAACAGTAAGTTTATTAATGAGGATAAAGAAGTCATCCAACAAATTGTAAGTGCACACAAAGAAGCAGTTGATTTCATTAATGCAAATCCAGATGAGTCTAAACAAATCATGATGGATAGCATCAAAGAAATAACTAAACAAGAGCTTGATGCAGAAGTGGTTGATATGGCTTGGGATAAAATTAGATATACAACTGAAATCAACCAAGAGGTTATTCAAGAGTTTGCAAATTCATCTCATGATCTTAAATTCTTAAAAGAAAAACCGGATTTTGCTAGCTTAATAGATACACAGTTTATTGATTAATTGGTTGGTGTGAAGGCTGAGGGAGGTTATTGAATCTTACTCAGTCTTTTTTTGAATTTATGCTATGTGTAAAAGATTTAGTAAACAATATATTAATGTAAGAGTGGATTGGAGCGGAAGGCACCTGACTCCTGCGGGAGGAAGAGGGAAGTGCGAGACCCCACAGGCGTAAAGCGCCGAGGAGGCTCGCATCCCTCCCCGCGGAAAGCAGGTGCCTGCAGCGTAAAGGAACGGACTAGTTTTAAAGTGAATATCACTCAGTAACCTCTACTAATAAGGAGAAAGAGTAAAATGGCAAATATGAAAAAAGTATTTATAATCTTATTACTAATTATTATTACTATGGCATGTAGCACCTCTAAAGAGGAGATAGAGCAGTCGTTTCCGATGGCTTTAGAGGTTCAGGAGTTTGAGGCGGTTGGTCAGGATGGGGAAACGGTTAGTTTGGCGGATTTGAAGGGGAAGGTGTGGGTGGCTAGTACTATATTTACAAATTGTGATACGGTTTGTTCACCTATGACAGCTAATATGGCAAAGCTTCAACAGAAGTTAAATGAAGAAAATGTTGAAGCGACGCTTGTTTCGTTTTCGATTGATCCTGAACGGGATACAGCAGATGTCTTAAGGGATTTTGCAAACGTATATGATGCGGATTTTTCCTATTGGCATTTTCTTTCAGGGTATAGCCAAGAAGA
This window contains:
- a CDS encoding aliphatic sulfonate ABC transporter substrate-binding protein; this encodes MKKIFSFSAILLLVVGLLAGCGTSDGASGSGDSKKIIIGYFPNIDHAPAMIAREKGYFENQLGENVTIEYKTFPDGGAFMTALKTGEIHAGYVGPGPVMNNFTNGADVKIIAGASSGGTHIVASKESGIESLEDFDGHTFITPGVGCTHGVQMETFLKDYGITSARIGGTLKHVTGNPAQYKGMFESGKVQIAAVPEPWASQLVKEAGAKIIVDSSEISFGETLPNTILVTNSKFINEDKEVIQQIVSAHKEAVDFINANPDESKQIMMDSIKEITKQELDAEVVDMAWDKIRYTTEINQEVIQEFANSSHDLKFLKEKPDFASLIDTQFID
- a CDS encoding SCO family protein — protein: MKKVFIILLLIIITMACSTSKEEIEQSFPMALEVQEFEAVGQDGETVSLADLKGKVWVASTIFTNCDTVCSPMTANMAKLQQKLNEENVEATLVSFSIDPERDTADVLRDFANVYDADFSYWHFLSGYSQEEIETFINKSFMSPAAQLEGSDQFMHSTSIFLVSESGTVVQQYSGVSDVPYEQIVEDIKKLN